The genomic DNA CTTCGGGGCCAAGGCCCGTGAGGTCGTCCCCCCCGCGGAGAAGAGGGCGATGTCGAGCCCCTGGGGGTCTGCAGTTGCAGCGTCCTCGACCACGATCGTGGTGTCTCGCCACGGCAGTCGGGTCCCAGCGGAGCGCGCCGAGGCGAAGTACCGCATCTGCGTGACCGGGAACTGACGTTCCGCCAAGATCTCGCGCATCACCGTTCCCACCTGGCCGGTGGCGCCCACAACTCCGACTCGCATGGGGTTCAGGCTACCGTCGGTGGACGCCATACCTGGTCAGACGTGATCCGCCCCGGGGTCATCCGGGGCCAGCACTCGGGGCACCGCGGCCAAGGATCGCCGGCCGCGCATAGAGTCGGGCCATGAAATGGCACTGGCAACTGCTCGCCCGCGACGGCGGGGAATGGCACGGCGACAACTTCGGAGGTCAAGTGTTCCCCAGCCAGGCCGACGCCGAGACGTGGCTGGGCGAGTCTTGGCGCGAACTGCGGGATCATGGCGTCGCCGCCGTGATCCTGCTCCAGGACGAGCGTGAGGTCTATGGCCCGATGTCTTTGGACCCTGCCTAGCCGATCCCGAATGCCCAGCCCATCCCGAATGCCCAGCCGATCCCGAATGCCCAGCCGATCCCGAATGCCCAGCCGATCCCAAATGCCTAGGTGGGTCCGGGGACAGTTCCGGGCTCGTCTTGGCGATCAGCGCGTCGCCGGCGCCATCCGGTCTTCGCCGGCGCCATCCGCTCTTCGCCGACAGTAGTGGCTAACGCCCAGCGTGCCGCCGCCACCAGAGACCACTGCCGATCAGGGCCACCGCGGCGATCGTGAGCGCCGCCGGCCACCATGGTTGGTCAGGATCATCGGTGTGGGCGGTCGCCGCGACGAACTCCGGAGCGGCGCTGTCCGTCGCCGACGTCACGACCGAGGGCATGGGGCTTGGTGCGGATTGATCCGATGTCGGCTCGAGCGGCGGCTCGGACTTGGTGGAGGCCGACCTGTCGGTGGAACTGTCGCGGCTCTCCTGGCCTTCCGACGCAGCGGAATCCTCGGTCGCGGTGTCGGTGCCGATGGGTCCGGGTTCTTGCGATGCGACCGGTTCGGGGCGGGAGTCGGAGCCGGACGATGAGCGCGCGGAATCCGCGTCGCGGGCGTCAGGCTGACTACGGGTGCGCGGTGGGGCGCTGGGCGCGGTTTCTTCCGTCACCGCCGGGGCGCATTCGCCGCTGGGGTAGCCGCCGATCGCGCACACTAGTCCTCGCTCCGTGCGCACATCGGCCGCCTGCGTCAGGACCTGACTACCAGTGGCTCGCTGTTCGACGACGGCACAGGTGCCCCGCGGCTGGGGCGGGGACTGGCCGGGGGGAGCCTCGCTGGATTCACCGAAGTCGAACACAATCGCGATCCGCTTCATGCCGCTCGGAGCTGCCCCCGGGCCGCAGAACCGGTCGAATGCCTCGGCTGCGGCGATCCGCGGCTGCGCTCCTTGGCCACGCACCGTGCTCTGCGCGAACCGCCAACCCTGCACGCTGCCGTCGGCCGGGAGGGCGGATCCGGGTCCGACCGGGCTGAACGTCCAGGCACCCCCGGTACTGCTCCAGTACGTCCAGTACCTGTACTCGGTGGCCCGAGCCGGTCCAACGGCGGCCAGCAGTGCAACGACGACGACACCTGCGGCGAGAAGCTGACGTCGCAGGTGTCCCCGGAGTCGGGACACTGGTGCCCGGCCGTCCCGGAGTGGCATCACTGCATCGAGGAGTTCAAGCCACGGATGAGATTGACCCCGCCGAATGAGGTGGGGCTGGAGTTCGTTCGGCCGGCAGTGAGCAGGAGGGTCCCGGTCGCACCAGGGTTGGTCCCATTCTCGGTGTAGGCCTTGGCCTGTCCCTTCAGTGCCGACAACGACGAGCTGACCACCCCGGGCTGGTACTTGGCCGCGGCCAGGGCGATCACGGCTCCGGCACTGGCGGAGATATCCGAACCTCCCCCTGACGATGCCGGCAGCAGACCGCCATTGGCTCGCAGGGTGTTGGCCAACGCGTACAAGGCGTAGGCCGACACCTTCTTGGTGGAACGGAGTCTGCCGTCGGGCCCGCAGTTCATTGCCGCGCCCTTTTGGCCGGAACGGAAGGCGGGCAGCGACGTCGTGGTGCCGATGGCGACCTGCGCGGTGGCCAGGGCATCTGGAGTGCGGGCGACTGAAGGGTCGAACGCCATCAGTCCACGCTCGGCGACCGGCTCCGCACAACGCAGTTGGGCGCCGGCCAGGAACCGCTCGGCTTTCTGGGTCTGCTGACGCAGCCCCTTGGACTTGGCCACTCCGTTGAACGCGGCCAAGACCAGTCCGGTGCTGTTCGAATCACTGGATCCGCCGGCGAACCACGGGAAGCCGCCGTCGGGGTTCTGCTGCTTGCGCAGATAGCCCACGGCTTTCTGGTACTCAGGGAAGCGACCGACGGCGCGCAGGGCCATGGCGCCGAGAGCCGTCGAGTTGGTGTCCTGCCCCGTGTAGTTGACGGGATCGGGCGCCGCGCACGCCAAGGAAGTGTCCGGACGGTAGGCGGTGAACGCCCCGTTCTTGCACTGCTGATCGAGCAGCCATTCGATCGCTGGGCTCGGCACTGATCGCTTCACGGCGACGAGGCCGGTGATCGCGAGCCCCTGCCGGTAGACGCCGTCGTAGGTGGGGTCCTGGGACCCGAAGAGGCCCGGATCGGTGGCGGCTCCCGCCGGTGCCCCGGTCAACAAAGTGGTGCCCAGGAGTGTGGCTGTGGCGCCGGCGGCGATTCGTGTGGCGAGCATCATGCCCGGTCCCTTCGGTACGGGTCCGGGGCGAGGGCCCGGGTCCGTCAGGGACCTCGGGCTCCAGATCCGCAGACCACGACGGTGGAGCCGTCCTCGCCCGTCAGGTGCTCCGACTGCCTGCCCCGAGGGACAGATCACGGTTGCGGGTCAGTGCCGGAATCCCACCGGCTTCCCCTGAACATCGGGCGTGTTCGGTTCGTCGACCGTAGCACGGCGATCCCGCACACCCCAAAGGTCGCTGGGCCGCGGGCCAAACTTGGGCCCAGGATCGCTCTGGGGCCCCGGGAGCAGAGGTCAGGGCCGCTGGTCGGGGGAGCGAGTCCGCCCTGGATCCCGTTCGACGACGTCACCGACGACGTCATCGACCGCTGCCATGACGTCGCGGTCCAGTCGCACTCCCGTAGCGCGCAGGTTCTCGCGGATCTGGTCGGGCGAAGTGGCTCCGATGATCGCTGCCGACACGGCGGGGTTCTGCAGCACCCAGGCCAGCGACAACTGTGGCAGTGTCAACCCGGCCTGATCGGCGACCACCCGGAGCCGCTGGATGCGCTCCAATACGTCGTCCCGCAGCCAACGCTGGACGAAGCGGCTGCCCTCTTTCGACTCTGCCCGGGATCGGGGTGGGATCGGCTGCCCCGGTACGTATTTGCCCGTGAGTGCCCCTTGGGCGAGCGGAGACCACACGATCTGCCCGATTCCGCGTGGTGTCGAGGTGGGGATCACCCGCTCCTCGATGACCCGCCACAACAATGAGTACTGGGGTTGATTGGACACGATGCGGTCGAGTCCCAGGTCGTCGGCGATCCGCACGGCCTCGCTGATCTGATCAGCCGTCCACTCCGACACCCCTATGTAGAGGACTTTGCCAGCCCGGACGAGGTCGTCGAAGGCACGCAGAGTCTCCTCGAGCGGCGTCTCGACATCGAACCGGTGCGCGTTGTATAGGTCGAGGTAGTCGGTGCCCAGACGCTGCAGCGACGCGTCGCACGAACGCAGGATGTGTTTGCGGCTCAGGCCTCGGTCGTTGCGTCCCGGGCCCATGGGCCAGAACACTTTCGTCGAGATCTCGAGGCCGTCGCGACGTTGGCCGGAGATCGCTCGCCCGAGTACCTCTTCGGCCCGACCCCCGGCGTACGCGTCGGCGGTGTCGAAGGTGGTGATCCCGGCGTCGAGGGCGGCATGCACGCAGGAGCGGGCGACGTCTTCGTCGATTTGAGCGGCGTGGGTGATCCAGTTGCCGTAGGCGAGTTCGCTGACCATGAGGCCGCTGTCGCCGAGGTGTCGGTACTCCATGCCGGGACTCAGGACCTCTGGATCGGTTCGCCGCCGGGCCGGATCCGTGGCGGTGGGATCCGCAGGCGCCGAATCTGCAACACGCGCAGGGTGGCGTACATCATGCAGCCCTTGCGGTCCACGGCGTCGGGCCACCGCTGTTTCAGTTGTTTGCTCAAGGAGAACAGCATCCAGCCGACTTCGAGGACGACGATGATGACGACACCGAACCAGATGAAGGCCACGGCGTTTTGGAGAGTTGGGTTGCGCAGGAACCCGACTACCAGGATGCCGATGGCCAGGAAGATGAAGAACTCGGCGATGCGGCGGCGGCCGTCGACGTAGTCGCGGGTGAAGGCCTTGGCGGGGCCTTGGTCGCGCGGAGGCAGGTACCGGGTGTCGCCCGCCATGAGACCCGCGCGGGCTTCTGCGCGCGCCTCCCGCTCGCGTTGTTTCATCGCTTTGCGGGCCGCCTTGGGATCGGCCAGGGACCTTCAGAGTCTGCTTACGGCGTGTCTCGGCCTCTTTCCGCGACGGGGTGGGCCGCCCTTTCGGCTGTTGCGCGGGGGGAGGGGTCGACGCGTCCTCCGCCACATCAGTGGCAGAGGACTCGGTCTGGTCGGGGGAGCGGCGGCGGAACACCTGCTCAGCATAAGAGGTGTCACCGGTGAGAGTCCGCAGATGTCACTTCCGCGCGCCACCGCCGCCGCGCGCGGGAACCCCGAAATGCCGGGGCAGGGCAGCATGATCAGCGCCGGATGGGTAGCGTGGGCTCCACCTGACCACATCGTGAAGGTCTGACAACCTCGAGAAGGGCGACCCATGGGCTTTTGGCAGCGATTCACCCTGGTGTTCAAATCCAAGGCGAACAAGATGCTGGACAAGGCCGAGGACCCGCGCGAGACCCTCGACTACTCCTACGAGAAGCAGTTGGAGTTGCTGCAGAAGGTCCGCCGGGGCGTTGCGGATGTCGCGACCAGCCGCAAGCGGGTGGAACTGCAGATGCAGGGGCTGCAGCAGCAGTCCGACAAGTTGGAGGGGCAGGCCAAGGCCGCGTTGGCCGGTGGTCGAGAAGACCTGGCTCGCGAGGCCTTGACCCGGCGCTCGGGGCTGCAGAGTCAGTTGAACGACCTGCAGCTGCAGTTGACCCAGCTGCAGGGCCAAGAAGAGAAGATGGTGGATGCCTCGCAGCGACTGCAGGCCAAGATCGACGCCTTCCGCACCAAGAAGGAGACGATCAAGGCGCAGTATTCGGCGGCCGAGGCGCAGACGAAGATCAACGAGGCCTTCTCCGGTGTGTCGGAGGAACTCAGCGATGTTGGTCTGGCCATTCAGCGCGCCGAAGAGAAGACCCAGACCATGCAGGCCCGTGCGGGCGCTATCGACGAGTTGCTGGCGTCGGGCGCGCTGGATGACCCGACCGGTTTGAGCAAGGACAACCTCACGCGGGAACTCGAGGCCATGGCCTCCCAGACCGATGTCGACAGCCAACTGGCGGCCCTGAAGGCCGAGATCGGCGGTCCGACGCCCGCGGCCGTCGAGAAACCGGCAACACCGGCTGTGGAGGCGGCGCCCCCGAGTGCCGCTCCGGCTTCTGAGGACAAGCCCGCCACCGGCGGCGCGTGAGGAGGCGACCATGATCATCCGTATTTCGGGCGAAGGTCAGTACCGGGTCGACGACGACACGCTGGCACGGCTGAACGAGTTGGACTCGGCCTTGGAGAGTTCCCTCGATGCCGATGAAGCCGAGTTCGTGGCCGCG from Candidatus Nanopelagicales bacterium includes the following:
- a CDS encoding SCO2322 family protein, which encodes MPLRDGRAPVSRLRGHLRRQLLAAGVVVVALLAAVGPARATEYRYWTYWSSTGGAWTFSPVGPGSALPADGSVQGWRFAQSTVRGQGAQPRIAAAEAFDRFCGPGAAPSGMKRIAIVFDFGESSEAPPGQSPPQPRGTCAVVEQRATGSQVLTQAADVRTERGLVCAIGGYPSGECAPAVTEETAPSAPPRTRSQPDARDADSARSSSGSDSRPEPVASQEPGPIGTDTATEDSAASEGQESRDSSTDRSASTKSEPPLEPTSDQSAPSPMPSVVTSATDSAAPEFVAATAHTDDPDQPWWPAALTIAAVALIGSGLWWRRHAGR
- a CDS encoding prenyltransferase/squalene oxidase repeat-containing protein, which translates into the protein MMLATRIAAGATATLLGTTLLTGAPAGAATDPGLFGSQDPTYDGVYRQGLAITGLVAVKRSVPSPAIEWLLDQQCKNGAFTAYRPDTSLACAAPDPVNYTGQDTNSTALGAMALRAVGRFPEYQKAVGYLRKQQNPDGGFPWFAGGSSDSNSTGLVLAAFNGVAKSKGLRQQTQKAERFLAGAQLRCAEPVAERGLMAFDPSVARTPDALATAQVAIGTTTSLPAFRSGQKGAAMNCGPDGRLRSTKKVSAYALYALANTLRANGGLLPASSGGGSDISASAGAVIALAAAKYQPGVVSSSLSALKGQAKAYTENGTNPGATGTLLLTAGRTNSSPTSFGGVNLIRGLNSSMQ
- a CDS encoding aldo/keto reductase family protein: MEYRHLGDSGLMVSELAYGNWITHAAQIDEDVARSCVHAALDAGITTFDTADAYAGGRAEEVLGRAISGQRRDGLEISTKVFWPMGPGRNDRGLSRKHILRSCDASLQRLGTDYLDLYNAHRFDVETPLEETLRAFDDLVRAGKVLYIGVSEWTADQISEAVRIADDLGLDRIVSNQPQYSLLWRVIEERVIPTSTPRGIGQIVWSPLAQGALTGKYVPGQPIPPRSRAESKEGSRFVQRWLRDDVLERIQRLRVVADQAGLTLPQLSLAWVLQNPAVSAAIIGATSPDQIRENLRATGVRLDRDVMAAVDDVVGDVVERDPGRTRSPDQRP
- a CDS encoding DUF3043 domain-containing protein, with the protein product MADPKAARKAMKQREREARAEARAGLMAGDTRYLPPRDQGPAKAFTRDYVDGRRRIAEFFIFLAIGILVVGFLRNPTLQNAVAFIWFGVVIIVVLEVGWMLFSLSKQLKQRWPDAVDRKGCMMYATLRVLQIRRLRIPPPRIRPGGEPIQRS
- a CDS encoding PspA/IM30 family protein, with the protein product MGFWQRFTLVFKSKANKMLDKAEDPRETLDYSYEKQLELLQKVRRGVADVATSRKRVELQMQGLQQQSDKLEGQAKAALAGGREDLAREALTRRSGLQSQLNDLQLQLTQLQGQEEKMVDASQRLQAKIDAFRTKKETIKAQYSAAEAQTKINEAFSGVSEELSDVGLAIQRAEEKTQTMQARAGAIDELLASGALDDPTGLSKDNLTRELEAMASQTDVDSQLAALKAEIGGPTPAAVEKPATPAVEAAPPSAAPASEDKPATGGA